A genomic segment from Antedon mediterranea chromosome 6, ecAntMedi1.1, whole genome shotgun sequence encodes:
- the LOC140052286 gene encoding uncharacterized protein isoform X2 produces MEKILQVKRGVSGGFGFSLMGGLDTNLPPVICDILENSPAAECHGMQIGDIILEINEERILGKSVKEAVSCLMKSPDCLVLKVKEDAKIRKRVEKFMEPITRDLNEKRLAQSSQPTSPTANYIRLTSSGKELEKAGLEASLRAEIARSEKLVSSPSSQFTIIEEQNTVDKTVGNNTAENKSMEQNVSLQNGSQSNIGVNTDSFTPLSSKCEHGTREQFSSAMMSSSTDSSLSDLTPSNKVLVTSALIHREDSSLSEAVGVQIMDTNSNKISNEPVIQINGHHDVGPDEETLRRERRHDSGVGGSSEGSAADSDPDLDSMNSQVNEFVLSKQKESQQPFVETHFNEDVDIANMSNHIEHNEQETSTTSPTLARPNDLPSDSHKNFLAPQTSPKKSPTKTTPQGALRLSHSTGCLEMSQSTTQDLYPEEESIPRSASCSTIDSEDALDMKTLEDAIMNNSSKGLDKPSAKRLAKRLFLLDGFKRSDVAKHLSKRNDFSQIVAEEYLNYFNFANEKLDSSLRKFLKAITLVGETQERERILTHFSRRYNECNPGKFKSSDTVHTLVCAMLLLNTDLHGQNIGKKMTLPAFQLNLEKMNDGEDFPRELLKRIYQSIKMNNIQWAKGEAQEISFQTPPNGTRTLSGNPFMELQSDPNAPVFMQGYIMRKNIKDGDGKKTPKGKRSWRMYYAVIKGLILYLHKSDMASQLNFHKPKESYSLHHCLATKDVEYSKRSNVFRVRHSDWSEYLTQCSDANEVQLWMQAFNIAAATLSTPPLPAGCGSIKRFTRPLLPSATSKLSRVEQQQNHESKVEELERELTEHRNYPPDKGARAPVLKDWEDKKDYLEYEVTRFKTYVYLLQSNVGNPLLTMHSPPPTAPAPLVSSTSMKKPLSQSVSTADVQRRSPNTKVFRLASSPGRLKNVAPPLLLNLNDEDSYL; encoded by the exons CTGTTTCATGTTTAATGAAATCACCAGATTGCTTGGTGCTGAAAGTTAAAGAAG ATGCAAAAATAAGAAAACGAGTTGAAAAGTTTATGGAACCAATAACGAGGGATCTTAATGAGAAACGATTAGCACAATCAAGTCAGCCAACAAGTCCTACAGCCAACTATATCCGGCTAACATCTAGCGGAAAGGAGCTTGAAAAGGCTGGCCTTGAGGCATCGCTACGAGCGGAAATTGCCAGGAGTGAAAAACTAGTGAGCTCTCCGTCATCACAGTTTACAATTATTGAGGAACAAAATACTGTTGATAAAACTGTAGGTAATAATACTGCAGAAAATAAATCGATGGAGCAAAATGTAAGTTTACAAAATGGTAGTCAATCGAACATTGGAGTTAACACCGACTCATTTACACCATTGAGTAGCAAGTGTGAGCATGGAACACGCGAGCAATTTTCCAGTGCTATGATGTCAAGTAGTACAGACTCTAGTTTGTCTGATTTGACACCTAGTAACAAAGTACTTGTAACTAGTGCTCTCATACATCGTGAGGACTCGTCTTTGTCGGAAGCAGTCGGTGTTCAAATAATGGATACGAACTCAAATAAAATTTCGAATGAACcagtaatacaaattaatgGGCACCACGATGTAGGCCCAGATGAGGAGACTCTTAGACGAGAAAGGCGGCATGATTCTGGAGTCGGTGGTTCTTCAGAAGGAAGTGCTGCAGATTCAGACCCAGACTTAGATTCAATGAATTCTCAGGTTAATGAATTTGTATTGAGTAAGCAAAAAGAATCGCAGCAACCATTCGTGGAGACGCATTTTAATGAAGATGTTGACATCGCAAACATGTCCAACCACATTGAACACAATGAACAAGAAACCTCCACAACTTCTCCAACTCTGGCTAGACCCAATGATTTACCTTCAGATTCACATAAAAATTTCTTAGCCCCTCAAACATCACCGAAGAAATCTCCGACAAAGACGACTCCACAAGGTGCCTTAAGGCTTTCTCATAGCACTGGTTGTTTGGAAATGTCACAGTCAACTACTCAAGATTTATATCCTGAAGAAGAGTCTATACCCAGGAGTGCATCATGTTCAACCATAGATTCGGAAGATGCACTCGACATGAAAACGCTAGAAGATGCTATCATGAACAATAGTAGTAAAGGTCTTGATAAACCCTCTGCGAAAAGATTAGCAAAGCGGCTGTTTTTATTAGATGGATTTAAACGATCAGACGTTGCAAAACATCTTAGTAAAAG AAATGATTTTAGTCAAATAGTAGCTgaagaatatttaaattattttaattttgccaATGAAAAGCTGGACTCTTCTTTACGGAAATTTCTCAAGGCAATTACGTTAGTTGGCGAGACTCAGGAAAGAGAACGCATATTGACGCATTTCTCACGGCGATATAACGAATGCAATCCAGGAAAATTCAAATCTAGTGATACAGTACATACGTTAGTATGTGCAATGCTTTTGTTGAACACAGATTTACATGGACAA AACATAGGCAAAAAGATGACTTTACCAGCATTCCAACTAAACTTGGAAAAGATGAACGACGGAGAGGACTTCCCAAGGGAGCTTCTAAAGAGGATTTACCAGTCAATTAAGATGAACAACATTCAGTGGGCAAAGGGTGAGGCACAGGAAATCTCATTCCAAACCCCACCAAATGGCACCAGAACACTTAGTGGTAACCCTTTTATGGAG CTCCAAAGTGATCCAAATGCTCCTGTTTTTATGCAAGGCTACATCATGAGAAAGAACATTAAAGATGGCGATGGCAAAAAAA CTCCAAAGGGAAAGAGGTCATGGCGGATGTACTATGCTGTAATTAAAGgtcttattttgtatttacacAAG tcTGATATGGCATCGCAACTAAATTTTCACAAGCCTAAGGAGTCATACAGTTTGCATCATTGCCTAGCAACAAAGGATGTAGAGTACAGTAAAAGGTCAAATGTTTTTCGAGTTAGGCATTCTGATTGGAGTGAATACCTCACACAATGCTC AGATGCCAATGAGGTACAGTTGTGGATGCAGGCTTTTAACATTGCAGCCGCAACGCTATCAACTCCACCGTTACCAGCTGGGTGTGGTTCAATAAAGAGGTTTACTCGACCACTACTTCCTTCTGCTACTTCAAAGCTAAGTAGG GTTGAACAACAGCAGAATCATGAAAGCAAAGTTGAAGAATTGGAACGTGAACTGACTGAACATAGGAACTACCCTCCAGATAAAGGGGCGCGTGCACCTGTACTTAAGGACTGGGAAGATAAAAAAGATTACTTAGAATATGAG gTAACAAGATTCAAGACATATGTATACCTACTTCAATCAAATGTTGGAAACCCCCTTCTTACCATGCATTCTCCCCCTCCCACCGCCCCCGCCCCACTTGTATCATCGACGTCAATGAAGAAACCTTTATCTCAATCAGTTTCCACAGCAGATGTTCAAAGAAGATCACCAAATACCAAG GTTTTTAGACTGGCCTCATCTCCAGGACGCTTGAAGAATGTAGCGCCACCGCTTCTGCTGAACCTAAATGATGAAGATTCGTATTTGTAG
- the LOC140052286 gene encoding uncharacterized protein isoform X1 encodes MEKILQVKRGVSGGFGFSLMGGLDTNLPPVICDILENSPAAECHGMQIGDIILEINEERILGKSVKEAVSCLMKSPDCLVLKVKEDAKIRKRVEKFMEPITRDLNEKRLAQSSQPTSPTANYIRLTSSGKELEKAGLEASLRAEIARSEKLVSSPSSQFTIIEEQNTVDKTVGNNTAENKSMEQNVSLQNGSQSNIGVNTDSFTPLSSKCEHGTREQFSSAMMSSSTDSSLSDLTPSNKVLVTSALIHREDSSLSEAVGVQIMDTNSNKISNEPVIQINGHHDVGPDEETLRRERRHDSGVGGSSEGSAADSDPDLDSMNSQVNEFVLSKQKESQQPFVETHFNEDVDIANMSNHIEHNEQETSTTSPTLARPNDLPSDSHKNFLAPQTSPKKSPTKTTPQGALRLSHSTGCLEMSQSTTQDLYPEEESIPRSASCSTIDSEDALDMKTLEDAIMNNSSKGLDKPSAKRLAKRLFLLDGFKRSDVAKHLSKRNDFSQIVAEEYLNYFNFANEKLDSSLRKFLKAITLVGETQERERILTHFSRRYNECNPGKFKSSDTVHTLVCAMLLLNTDLHGQNIGKKMTLPAFQLNLEKMNDGEDFPRELLKRIYQSIKMNNIQWAKGEAQEISFQTPPNGTRTLSGNPFMELQSDPNAPVFMQGYIMRKNIKDGDGKKTPKGKRSWRMYYAVIKGLILYLHKDFNVEGSVSQQTGDSRSINNYSDMASQLNFHKPKESYSLHHCLATKDVEYSKRSNVFRVRHSDWSEYLTQCSDANEVQLWMQAFNIAAATLSTPPLPAGCGSIKRFTRPLLPSATSKLSRVEQQQNHESKVEELERELTEHRNYPPDKGARAPVLKDWEDKKDYLEYEVTRFKTYVYLLQSNVGNPLLTMHSPPPTAPAPLVSSTSMKKPLSQSVSTADVQRRSPNTKVFRLASSPGRLKNVAPPLLLNLNDEDSYL; translated from the exons CTGTTTCATGTTTAATGAAATCACCAGATTGCTTGGTGCTGAAAGTTAAAGAAG ATGCAAAAATAAGAAAACGAGTTGAAAAGTTTATGGAACCAATAACGAGGGATCTTAATGAGAAACGATTAGCACAATCAAGTCAGCCAACAAGTCCTACAGCCAACTATATCCGGCTAACATCTAGCGGAAAGGAGCTTGAAAAGGCTGGCCTTGAGGCATCGCTACGAGCGGAAATTGCCAGGAGTGAAAAACTAGTGAGCTCTCCGTCATCACAGTTTACAATTATTGAGGAACAAAATACTGTTGATAAAACTGTAGGTAATAATACTGCAGAAAATAAATCGATGGAGCAAAATGTAAGTTTACAAAATGGTAGTCAATCGAACATTGGAGTTAACACCGACTCATTTACACCATTGAGTAGCAAGTGTGAGCATGGAACACGCGAGCAATTTTCCAGTGCTATGATGTCAAGTAGTACAGACTCTAGTTTGTCTGATTTGACACCTAGTAACAAAGTACTTGTAACTAGTGCTCTCATACATCGTGAGGACTCGTCTTTGTCGGAAGCAGTCGGTGTTCAAATAATGGATACGAACTCAAATAAAATTTCGAATGAACcagtaatacaaattaatgGGCACCACGATGTAGGCCCAGATGAGGAGACTCTTAGACGAGAAAGGCGGCATGATTCTGGAGTCGGTGGTTCTTCAGAAGGAAGTGCTGCAGATTCAGACCCAGACTTAGATTCAATGAATTCTCAGGTTAATGAATTTGTATTGAGTAAGCAAAAAGAATCGCAGCAACCATTCGTGGAGACGCATTTTAATGAAGATGTTGACATCGCAAACATGTCCAACCACATTGAACACAATGAACAAGAAACCTCCACAACTTCTCCAACTCTGGCTAGACCCAATGATTTACCTTCAGATTCACATAAAAATTTCTTAGCCCCTCAAACATCACCGAAGAAATCTCCGACAAAGACGACTCCACAAGGTGCCTTAAGGCTTTCTCATAGCACTGGTTGTTTGGAAATGTCACAGTCAACTACTCAAGATTTATATCCTGAAGAAGAGTCTATACCCAGGAGTGCATCATGTTCAACCATAGATTCGGAAGATGCACTCGACATGAAAACGCTAGAAGATGCTATCATGAACAATAGTAGTAAAGGTCTTGATAAACCCTCTGCGAAAAGATTAGCAAAGCGGCTGTTTTTATTAGATGGATTTAAACGATCAGACGTTGCAAAACATCTTAGTAAAAG AAATGATTTTAGTCAAATAGTAGCTgaagaatatttaaattattttaattttgccaATGAAAAGCTGGACTCTTCTTTACGGAAATTTCTCAAGGCAATTACGTTAGTTGGCGAGACTCAGGAAAGAGAACGCATATTGACGCATTTCTCACGGCGATATAACGAATGCAATCCAGGAAAATTCAAATCTAGTGATACAGTACATACGTTAGTATGTGCAATGCTTTTGTTGAACACAGATTTACATGGACAA AACATAGGCAAAAAGATGACTTTACCAGCATTCCAACTAAACTTGGAAAAGATGAACGACGGAGAGGACTTCCCAAGGGAGCTTCTAAAGAGGATTTACCAGTCAATTAAGATGAACAACATTCAGTGGGCAAAGGGTGAGGCACAGGAAATCTCATTCCAAACCCCACCAAATGGCACCAGAACACTTAGTGGTAACCCTTTTATGGAG CTCCAAAGTGATCCAAATGCTCCTGTTTTTATGCAAGGCTACATCATGAGAAAGAACATTAAAGATGGCGATGGCAAAAAAA CTCCAAAGGGAAAGAGGTCATGGCGGATGTACTATGCTGTAATTAAAGgtcttattttgtatttacacAAG GATTTTAATGTGGAGGGATCAGTATCTCAACAAACAGGTGATAGCAGAAGTATCAACAATTAT tcTGATATGGCATCGCAACTAAATTTTCACAAGCCTAAGGAGTCATACAGTTTGCATCATTGCCTAGCAACAAAGGATGTAGAGTACAGTAAAAGGTCAAATGTTTTTCGAGTTAGGCATTCTGATTGGAGTGAATACCTCACACAATGCTC AGATGCCAATGAGGTACAGTTGTGGATGCAGGCTTTTAACATTGCAGCCGCAACGCTATCAACTCCACCGTTACCAGCTGGGTGTGGTTCAATAAAGAGGTTTACTCGACCACTACTTCCTTCTGCTACTTCAAAGCTAAGTAGG GTTGAACAACAGCAGAATCATGAAAGCAAAGTTGAAGAATTGGAACGTGAACTGACTGAACATAGGAACTACCCTCCAGATAAAGGGGCGCGTGCACCTGTACTTAAGGACTGGGAAGATAAAAAAGATTACTTAGAATATGAG gTAACAAGATTCAAGACATATGTATACCTACTTCAATCAAATGTTGGAAACCCCCTTCTTACCATGCATTCTCCCCCTCCCACCGCCCCCGCCCCACTTGTATCATCGACGTCAATGAAGAAACCTTTATCTCAATCAGTTTCCACAGCAGATGTTCAAAGAAGATCACCAAATACCAAG GTTTTTAGACTGGCCTCATCTCCAGGACGCTTGAAGAATGTAGCGCCACCGCTTCTGCTGAACCTAAATGATGAAGATTCGTATTTGTAG
- the LOC140052286 gene encoding uncharacterized protein isoform X4 codes for MEKILQVKRGVSGGFGFSLMGGLDTNLPPVICDILENSPAAECHGMQIGDIILEINEERILGKSVKEAVSCLMKSPDCLVLKVKEDAKIRKRVEKFMEPITRDLNEKRLAQSSQPTSPTANYIRLTSSGKELEKAGLEASLRAEIARSEKLVSSPSSQFTIIEEQNTVDKTVGNNTAENKSMEQNVSLQNGSQSNIGVNTDSFTPLSSKCEHGTREQFSSAMMSSSTDSSLSDLTPSNKVLVTSALIHREDSSLSEAVGVQIMDTNSNKISNEPVIQINGHHDVGPDEETLRRERRHDSGVGGSSEGSAADSDPDLDSMNSQVNEFVLSKQKESQQPFVETHFNEDVDIANMSNHIEHNEQETSTTSPTLARPNDLPSDSHKNFLAPQTSPKKSPTKTTPQGALRLSHSTGCLEMSQSTTQDLYPEEESIPRSASCSTIDSEDALDMKTLEDAIMNNSSKGLDKPSAKRLAKRLFLLDGFKRSDVAKHLSKRNDFSQIVAEEYLNYFNFANEKLDSSLRKFLKAITLVGETQERERILTHFSRRYNECNPGKFKSSDTVHTLVCAMLLLNTDLHGQNIGKKMTLPAFQLNLEKMNDGEDFPRELLKRIYQSIKMNNIQWAKGEAQEISFQTPPNGTRTLSGNPFMELQSDPNAPVFMQGYIMRKNIKDGDGKKTPKGKRSWRMYYAVIKGLILYLHKDFNVEGSVSQQTGDSRSINNYSDMASQLNFHKPKESYSLHHCLATKDVEYSKRSNVFRVRHSDWSEYLTQCSDANEVQLWMQAFNIAAATLSTPPLPAGCGSIKRFTRPLLPSATSKLSRVEQQQNHESKVEELERELTEHRNYPPDKGARAPVLKDWEDKKDYLEYEVTRFKTYVYLLQSNVGNPLLTMHSPPPTAPAPLVSSTSMKKPLSQSVSTADVQRRSPNTKM; via the exons CTGTTTCATGTTTAATGAAATCACCAGATTGCTTGGTGCTGAAAGTTAAAGAAG ATGCAAAAATAAGAAAACGAGTTGAAAAGTTTATGGAACCAATAACGAGGGATCTTAATGAGAAACGATTAGCACAATCAAGTCAGCCAACAAGTCCTACAGCCAACTATATCCGGCTAACATCTAGCGGAAAGGAGCTTGAAAAGGCTGGCCTTGAGGCATCGCTACGAGCGGAAATTGCCAGGAGTGAAAAACTAGTGAGCTCTCCGTCATCACAGTTTACAATTATTGAGGAACAAAATACTGTTGATAAAACTGTAGGTAATAATACTGCAGAAAATAAATCGATGGAGCAAAATGTAAGTTTACAAAATGGTAGTCAATCGAACATTGGAGTTAACACCGACTCATTTACACCATTGAGTAGCAAGTGTGAGCATGGAACACGCGAGCAATTTTCCAGTGCTATGATGTCAAGTAGTACAGACTCTAGTTTGTCTGATTTGACACCTAGTAACAAAGTACTTGTAACTAGTGCTCTCATACATCGTGAGGACTCGTCTTTGTCGGAAGCAGTCGGTGTTCAAATAATGGATACGAACTCAAATAAAATTTCGAATGAACcagtaatacaaattaatgGGCACCACGATGTAGGCCCAGATGAGGAGACTCTTAGACGAGAAAGGCGGCATGATTCTGGAGTCGGTGGTTCTTCAGAAGGAAGTGCTGCAGATTCAGACCCAGACTTAGATTCAATGAATTCTCAGGTTAATGAATTTGTATTGAGTAAGCAAAAAGAATCGCAGCAACCATTCGTGGAGACGCATTTTAATGAAGATGTTGACATCGCAAACATGTCCAACCACATTGAACACAATGAACAAGAAACCTCCACAACTTCTCCAACTCTGGCTAGACCCAATGATTTACCTTCAGATTCACATAAAAATTTCTTAGCCCCTCAAACATCACCGAAGAAATCTCCGACAAAGACGACTCCACAAGGTGCCTTAAGGCTTTCTCATAGCACTGGTTGTTTGGAAATGTCACAGTCAACTACTCAAGATTTATATCCTGAAGAAGAGTCTATACCCAGGAGTGCATCATGTTCAACCATAGATTCGGAAGATGCACTCGACATGAAAACGCTAGAAGATGCTATCATGAACAATAGTAGTAAAGGTCTTGATAAACCCTCTGCGAAAAGATTAGCAAAGCGGCTGTTTTTATTAGATGGATTTAAACGATCAGACGTTGCAAAACATCTTAGTAAAAG AAATGATTTTAGTCAAATAGTAGCTgaagaatatttaaattattttaattttgccaATGAAAAGCTGGACTCTTCTTTACGGAAATTTCTCAAGGCAATTACGTTAGTTGGCGAGACTCAGGAAAGAGAACGCATATTGACGCATTTCTCACGGCGATATAACGAATGCAATCCAGGAAAATTCAAATCTAGTGATACAGTACATACGTTAGTATGTGCAATGCTTTTGTTGAACACAGATTTACATGGACAA AACATAGGCAAAAAGATGACTTTACCAGCATTCCAACTAAACTTGGAAAAGATGAACGACGGAGAGGACTTCCCAAGGGAGCTTCTAAAGAGGATTTACCAGTCAATTAAGATGAACAACATTCAGTGGGCAAAGGGTGAGGCACAGGAAATCTCATTCCAAACCCCACCAAATGGCACCAGAACACTTAGTGGTAACCCTTTTATGGAG CTCCAAAGTGATCCAAATGCTCCTGTTTTTATGCAAGGCTACATCATGAGAAAGAACATTAAAGATGGCGATGGCAAAAAAA CTCCAAAGGGAAAGAGGTCATGGCGGATGTACTATGCTGTAATTAAAGgtcttattttgtatttacacAAG GATTTTAATGTGGAGGGATCAGTATCTCAACAAACAGGTGATAGCAGAAGTATCAACAATTAT tcTGATATGGCATCGCAACTAAATTTTCACAAGCCTAAGGAGTCATACAGTTTGCATCATTGCCTAGCAACAAAGGATGTAGAGTACAGTAAAAGGTCAAATGTTTTTCGAGTTAGGCATTCTGATTGGAGTGAATACCTCACACAATGCTC AGATGCCAATGAGGTACAGTTGTGGATGCAGGCTTTTAACATTGCAGCCGCAACGCTATCAACTCCACCGTTACCAGCTGGGTGTGGTTCAATAAAGAGGTTTACTCGACCACTACTTCCTTCTGCTACTTCAAAGCTAAGTAGG GTTGAACAACAGCAGAATCATGAAAGCAAAGTTGAAGAATTGGAACGTGAACTGACTGAACATAGGAACTACCCTCCAGATAAAGGGGCGCGTGCACCTGTACTTAAGGACTGGGAAGATAAAAAAGATTACTTAGAATATGAG gTAACAAGATTCAAGACATATGTATACCTACTTCAATCAAATGTTGGAAACCCCCTTCTTACCATGCATTCTCCCCCTCCCACCGCCCCCGCCCCACTTGTATCATCGACGTCAATGAAGAAACCTTTATCTCAATCAGTTTCCACAGCAGATGTTCAAAGAAGATCACCAAATACCAAG ATGTAA
- the LOC140052286 gene encoding uncharacterized protein isoform X3: MEKILQVKRGVSGGFGFSLMGGLDTNLPPVICDILENSPAAECHGMQIGDIILEINEERILGKSVKEAVSCLMKSPDCLVLKVKEDAKIRKRVEKFMEPITRDLNEKRLAQSSQPTSPTANYIRLTSSGKELEKAGLEASLRAEIARSEKLVSSPSSQFTIIEEQNTVDKTVGNNTAENKSMEQNVSLQNGSQSNIGVNTDSFTPLSSKCEHGTREQFSSAMMSSSTDSSLSDLTPSNKVLVTSALIHREDSSLSEAVGVQIMDTNSNKISNEPVIQINGHHDVGPDEETLRRERRHDSGVGGSSEGSAADSDPDLDSMNSQVNEFVLSKQKESQQPFVETHFNEDVDIANMSNHIEHNEQETSTTSPTLARPNDLPSDSHKNFLAPQTSPKKSPTKTTPQGALRLSHSTGCLEMSQSTTQDLYPEEESIPRSASCSTIDSEDALDMKTLEDAIMNNSSKGLDKPSAKRLAKRLFLLDGFKRSDVAKHLSKRNDFSQIVAEEYLNYFNFANEKLDSSLRKFLKAITLVGETQERERILTHFSRRYNECNPGKFKSSDTVHTLVCAMLLLNTDLHGQNIGKKMTLPAFQLNLEKMNDGEDFPRELLKRIYQSIKMNNIQWAKGEAQEISFQTPPNGTRTLSGNPFMELQSDPNAPVFMQGYIMRKNIKDGDGKKTPKGKRSWRMYYAVIKGLILYLHKDFNVEGSVSQQTGDSRSINNYSDMASQLNFHKPKESYSLHHCLATKDVEYSKRSNVFRVRHSDWSEYLTQCSDANEVQLWMQAFNIAAATLSTPPLPAGCGSIKRFTRPLLPSATSKLSRVEQQQNHESKVEELERELTEHRNYPPDKGARAPVLKDWEDKKDYLEYEVTRFKTYVYLLQSNVGNPLLTMHSPPPTAPAPLVSSTSMKKPLSQSVSTADVQRRSPNTKPIFV; encoded by the exons CTGTTTCATGTTTAATGAAATCACCAGATTGCTTGGTGCTGAAAGTTAAAGAAG ATGCAAAAATAAGAAAACGAGTTGAAAAGTTTATGGAACCAATAACGAGGGATCTTAATGAGAAACGATTAGCACAATCAAGTCAGCCAACAAGTCCTACAGCCAACTATATCCGGCTAACATCTAGCGGAAAGGAGCTTGAAAAGGCTGGCCTTGAGGCATCGCTACGAGCGGAAATTGCCAGGAGTGAAAAACTAGTGAGCTCTCCGTCATCACAGTTTACAATTATTGAGGAACAAAATACTGTTGATAAAACTGTAGGTAATAATACTGCAGAAAATAAATCGATGGAGCAAAATGTAAGTTTACAAAATGGTAGTCAATCGAACATTGGAGTTAACACCGACTCATTTACACCATTGAGTAGCAAGTGTGAGCATGGAACACGCGAGCAATTTTCCAGTGCTATGATGTCAAGTAGTACAGACTCTAGTTTGTCTGATTTGACACCTAGTAACAAAGTACTTGTAACTAGTGCTCTCATACATCGTGAGGACTCGTCTTTGTCGGAAGCAGTCGGTGTTCAAATAATGGATACGAACTCAAATAAAATTTCGAATGAACcagtaatacaaattaatgGGCACCACGATGTAGGCCCAGATGAGGAGACTCTTAGACGAGAAAGGCGGCATGATTCTGGAGTCGGTGGTTCTTCAGAAGGAAGTGCTGCAGATTCAGACCCAGACTTAGATTCAATGAATTCTCAGGTTAATGAATTTGTATTGAGTAAGCAAAAAGAATCGCAGCAACCATTCGTGGAGACGCATTTTAATGAAGATGTTGACATCGCAAACATGTCCAACCACATTGAACACAATGAACAAGAAACCTCCACAACTTCTCCAACTCTGGCTAGACCCAATGATTTACCTTCAGATTCACATAAAAATTTCTTAGCCCCTCAAACATCACCGAAGAAATCTCCGACAAAGACGACTCCACAAGGTGCCTTAAGGCTTTCTCATAGCACTGGTTGTTTGGAAATGTCACAGTCAACTACTCAAGATTTATATCCTGAAGAAGAGTCTATACCCAGGAGTGCATCATGTTCAACCATAGATTCGGAAGATGCACTCGACATGAAAACGCTAGAAGATGCTATCATGAACAATAGTAGTAAAGGTCTTGATAAACCCTCTGCGAAAAGATTAGCAAAGCGGCTGTTTTTATTAGATGGATTTAAACGATCAGACGTTGCAAAACATCTTAGTAAAAG AAATGATTTTAGTCAAATAGTAGCTgaagaatatttaaattattttaattttgccaATGAAAAGCTGGACTCTTCTTTACGGAAATTTCTCAAGGCAATTACGTTAGTTGGCGAGACTCAGGAAAGAGAACGCATATTGACGCATTTCTCACGGCGATATAACGAATGCAATCCAGGAAAATTCAAATCTAGTGATACAGTACATACGTTAGTATGTGCAATGCTTTTGTTGAACACAGATTTACATGGACAA AACATAGGCAAAAAGATGACTTTACCAGCATTCCAACTAAACTTGGAAAAGATGAACGACGGAGAGGACTTCCCAAGGGAGCTTCTAAAGAGGATTTACCAGTCAATTAAGATGAACAACATTCAGTGGGCAAAGGGTGAGGCACAGGAAATCTCATTCCAAACCCCACCAAATGGCACCAGAACACTTAGTGGTAACCCTTTTATGGAG CTCCAAAGTGATCCAAATGCTCCTGTTTTTATGCAAGGCTACATCATGAGAAAGAACATTAAAGATGGCGATGGCAAAAAAA CTCCAAAGGGAAAGAGGTCATGGCGGATGTACTATGCTGTAATTAAAGgtcttattttgtatttacacAAG GATTTTAATGTGGAGGGATCAGTATCTCAACAAACAGGTGATAGCAGAAGTATCAACAATTAT tcTGATATGGCATCGCAACTAAATTTTCACAAGCCTAAGGAGTCATACAGTTTGCATCATTGCCTAGCAACAAAGGATGTAGAGTACAGTAAAAGGTCAAATGTTTTTCGAGTTAGGCATTCTGATTGGAGTGAATACCTCACACAATGCTC AGATGCCAATGAGGTACAGTTGTGGATGCAGGCTTTTAACATTGCAGCCGCAACGCTATCAACTCCACCGTTACCAGCTGGGTGTGGTTCAATAAAGAGGTTTACTCGACCACTACTTCCTTCTGCTACTTCAAAGCTAAGTAGG GTTGAACAACAGCAGAATCATGAAAGCAAAGTTGAAGAATTGGAACGTGAACTGACTGAACATAGGAACTACCCTCCAGATAAAGGGGCGCGTGCACCTGTACTTAAGGACTGGGAAGATAAAAAAGATTACTTAGAATATGAG gTAACAAGATTCAAGACATATGTATACCTACTTCAATCAAATGTTGGAAACCCCCTTCTTACCATGCATTCTCCCCCTCCCACCGCCCCCGCCCCACTTGTATCATCGACGTCAATGAAGAAACCTTTATCTCAATCAGTTTCCACAGCAGATGTTCAAAGAAGATCACCAAATACCAAG CCtatttttgtgtga